In the Quercus lobata isolate SW786 chromosome 5, ValleyOak3.0 Primary Assembly, whole genome shotgun sequence genome, one interval contains:
- the LOC115990162 gene encoding uncharacterized protein LOC115990162: MAMKVGVSDLCHLVIPVVLSLLLSSHYFAKADNEIGKPLIIKTCTQTKFPDVCTSVLESDPRSSSANLTGLSRIGLELTATKVNETTAEAYKLLINATEYYQWSMRSACFYEYNSSVHQIYKGLEYFDQRKYHKANEVVFLVNGDIHTCSTRDVPELTGTNTLLSKFTADLQTILHQLH, translated from the coding sequence ATGGCCATGAAAGTTGGTGTTTCTGATCTGTGCCACCTAGTGATTCCAGTTGTACTTTCTCTCTTGCTTTCAAGCCACTATTTTGCAAAAGCTGATAATGAGATTGGCAAGCCCTTAATAATCAAAACTTGCACCCAAACTAAGTTTCCTGATGTTTGCACCTCAGTTTTGGAGTCAGATCCTCGCAGCTCCAGTGCAAATCTAACTGGCCTTTCTAGGATTGGCTTGGAGTTGACTGCAACCAAAGTTAATGAGACTACTGCAGAGGCGTATAAGTTGTTGATCAATGCAACAGAGTATTATCAATGGTCAATGCGTTCTGCTTGTTTTTATGAATATAATTCAAGTGTCCATCAAATTTACAAGGGTCTCGAATATTTTGATCAGCGAAAGTATCACAAGGCAAACGAAGTTGTGTTTCTTGTTAATGGAGATATACATACTTGCAGTACACGAGACGTACCAGAGTTAACTGGAACCAATACATTGCTATCAAAGTTCACCGCTGATCTACAAACGATACTGCATCAACTTCACTAG